The segment CATCGGCGTCATATCCAGATCGTCTTCCGGGATCTTCTCCTTTTTGCCGATCGTCGCGGGTTCTTCATAGTCGTCGTCGATGACTTCTTCGCTATCGTCGAAGCCCTTCCAGCCCATGTCGCGGTACTCACCGGACTCGTGATGTCGTGCTCCGTCGGCGCGATATTCGACAACGCCTTCGTCGCCCTTCACTGGTTCGTCAGATTCGTCGCTCATCTACTGCTCCTCCTTCACGCCCACGAAGACCTTGCGTTCGGCAGCCATCTCGGATCCCGCCACGCCACGACGGACCATCTCGACCGTTCCGGTTTTCACTTCGCCAGCGGCCTTGATCAGGATCGATGTCTTTTCTGGATTCGCTCCAAGTTCATTTTGAACGAACTGGGCAATCTCGTCTTCGATGCCTTCCGGGTCAGAGGCGGCGACCGGATTGTCTTCGCTTTTGCCTTTGAAGATCTTGTACTGACCGCCTTCGTCCAGCGTCACCAGCAGCGTAACGGCAGCCTTTTCCGGTACCGAAACGCCGTAGCTGGCTTTGGGAAGTTCAATAGCGGCCTGCGGGTCCATTTTGGAAGCCACCACAAAGAACGCCAGCAACAGAAACGTGATATCAATCATCGGAGTGATATCGAGTTCGCCGTCGTCAGGGTTCCGCTTGCGTTTGGGCAGCTGTAGTCCGGATTCTTCTTTCAAGGTAACCCCCGACTACTTGTTGGGGAAACGAATATTGGCTTCCTTGAAGATCTCAAGGAATTGATTCAGGCCGTAGCCAACAAGGTCTTCCATCTTCTTGATTTGGACGTTGATGTATGCCGTACCCAGAACCAGCGGAATGGCGATCGCCAAGCCGAGTGCTGTCGTGATCAGGGCGAACTGAATGTCGAGAGCCAGTTTACTGACGTCGACCGACGCTCCGCCGACCGCGAGTTTCGCGAAGGCTTTCATCATGCCGAGTACCGTACCAAGCAGCCCGATCATCGGAGCCGCTTTGATAACCGTGTAGACCCAGCTGAGTCGATATTCAAGATCCTGAAGCACGTCGCGTTGAAAGCGGTCGACCAATAACTGCTTCACGCGGTTATAGCCTAACTTCCTGTTGGCGATTGCCATTTGGGAAAGTTGACAGGTTGCCCGTCGATCACCATCGCAAAGTTCGTTGGCGGCATCGTAGTCGCCTTTCGAAAGTGGCTCCTCAATCGCTTCGAGAAACGCAGATTGCTGCTCTTCGCTTGTGAACTGTTTTTGTCGCACGCGGCTGACAACCATCACGATGCAAAACGCGCCCCAGAGCGCGATGAAGAACATAACGGCATAAATCGCGTATCCAGCAAAATCAAAAACGGTATCCATCGAGCCCCCATCGTGCCTGTTATCAAGCTTGTGTTAGTAATTCATCCGTGCCGTTTACGCGAATGAGT is part of the Mariniblastus fucicola genome and harbors:
- a CDS encoding ExbD/TolR family protein, with translation MKEESGLQLPKRKRNPDDGELDITPMIDITFLLLAFFVVASKMDPQAAIELPKASYGVSVPEKAAVTLLVTLDEGGQYKIFKGKSEDNPVAASDPEGIEDEIAQFVQNELGANPEKTSILIKAAGEVKTGTVEMVRRGVAGSEMAAERKVFVGVKEEQ
- a CDS encoding MotA/TolQ/ExbB proton channel family protein — its product is MDTVFDFAGYAIYAVMFFIALWGAFCIVMVVSRVRQKQFTSEEQQSAFLEAIEEPLSKGDYDAANELCDGDRRATCQLSQMAIANRKLGYNRVKQLLVDRFQRDVLQDLEYRLSWVYTVIKAAPMIGLLGTVLGMMKAFAKLAVGGASVDVSKLALDIQFALITTALGLAIAIPLVLGTAYINVQIKKMEDLVGYGLNQFLEIFKEANIRFPNK